The DNA segment CGAGCAGGTCGGACCCGGAGTCGGTTTCCAGGTCGTGATCCTCTTCCCCGGGGTACACCATCTCGAACCGGCTCACGTCGTGGTCCAACCGCCGCTCCACCTCCAGGTGCTCCTCCACATCGCTCTCGCCCGACCCCTCCTCgtcctcgtcgtcctcctcccCGCCGGCAGCGGCGGAGGGCCGCGTATCGTGGCAGGTAGGCGATCGGAGCCGGATCAGGCCCTTCATCGACCCGTAACCGTCGACGCCCCACTCCTCCTTGACCATGTCAGCGAGGTCCTCGCGCGTCGGGGAGAGCTTGGGGGTCGGGAGGACCGCTGGCGTCACCGGGTACGGCGAGACCAGCGGCGCGATCCCGCCTGATTTCTTGGCGCGGATGATGAAAGAGGTCGTGTTCCGGGGGGCAAAGGGGGCGAAGCGAGCGAACTTCTTCTTCGGGTAGAACCTGCGCGCCTTGACGCGGTTCTGGTACTGGAGCTCGTGGAGGGTCGGCGGCTTGTAACCGGAGACGCCACCGCCAAGCGGGACCATTCCGCCACCCACGGGCCCCCCTCCCGCCCCACCGGACGCCG comes from the Musa acuminata AAA Group cultivar baxijiao chromosome BXJ1-10, Cavendish_Baxijiao_AAA, whole genome shotgun sequence genome and includes:
- the LOC135595374 gene encoding uncharacterized protein LOC135595374, whose amino-acid sequence is MNDPSYMMNRGFGIWPAPPPLAEDPMGFPNPARPPPRFAVGGPPKSGRMNWKGKKAAGMRKNAASGGAGGGPVGGGMVPLGGGVSGYKPPTLHELQYQNRVKARRFYPKKKFARFAPFAPRNTTSFIIRAKKSGGIAPLVSPYPVTPAVLPTPKLSPTREDLADMVKEEWGVDGYGSMKGLIRLRSPTCHDTRPSAAAGGEEDDEDEEGSGESDVEEHLEVERRLDHDVSRFEMVYPGEEDHDLETDSGSDLLVSRVDDQDAHIAQLEEENLTLKERLFLMETEMAELRRRLHLLEVRIIGREDNKDDDNNNNNNNKNAINSGKPIEVVVPENEEDGAELSDDSSGAPMLE